The nucleotide sequence AGGAGCGCATGGGGGCGGCGGCCTTCGATATCGCGGTCAAGGCCGGCGACATCGAGGTGGTGCCCTTCGAGGTGATGCGCGGGCGCACCTTCAAGAACTGCCTCGTGATCCTCGACGAGGCGCAGAACACCACCACCGCCGAAATCAAGATGTTCCTGACCCGCATCGGCGACGATTGCCAGGTCATCATCAACGGCGACATATCCCAGACGGATCTGCGCGAAACCTCCGGGCTCCGCACCGTGATCCATCTCGTGAAGAGCCGGATGATGGCGATCCCGATCGTGGAGTTCACCCTCGACGACATCGTCCGCTCCGGCATCTGCGCGGAATGGGTCAAGGCGTTCGAGGAGGCGAGCCTGTAGCGCACACCGCGACGGTGCCGGTTCGGCACCGTCGCGGCCCTGGATTGCTTGCGCCGAGCCTCGCAATGACGGAGAGGCAGACCAGAACCGTCATTGCGAGCGTCAGCGAAGCAATCCAGATCGCGACCTCTCCGTATCCGACACCGGCCTTAGCCCTCAGGCGGCAACGCCTTTCGCACGGACCGGCCCGACGCTCTTGCCCTCCAGCCGCTCGCGCAGGCGCTCGACATCCTCGAAATTGTTCGAGGTCAGATCGGTCACGTCGCCCTCGACCAGCGCGTCGACGTGGCGGCAGCGGCGGCGGTGGCTGCCCGCCGGGCAGGAGCAGCGCAGATAGGGGCCGTCCGTCTGCTCCTCCAGCGTGATCACGTAGCGGTTGCCCGTGCTGCCGCGCAGGGCGAAGCGCAATTCCCTCTCCGGACGCGGATCGACGATGCCCGAAGCCCGCAGCGCCCGGGCCGAGGTCGAGCGGGTGAAGTCGTGCCGCGGACCGGTGACGGCCCGGATCGGCGTCAGCCCGAGGCCGCGGGCGAGGTCGGCGACATCGGCCGCGCCGGTCTCGCGCAGGGCCGCGAGCGCGATCTCGGCGCAGGCATAGGCATCCTCGCCGGCATCGTGGTGCTCGAAGCGGATGCCGAGGCGGCTCGCCACCCTGGCGAGGCCGTGACCGGCGGGATCGGGGAAGATGCGCCGCGCGATCTGAAGCGTGCAGTGGCCGGCCATGTCCGCCACCGGCTCGCCCCAGGCGGCGAGCGAGGCGGCGAGCACGCCCATGTCGAAACCGGCATTGTGAGCGAGCATCGTCCCGCCCGTCAGGTCGGGCAGGAATTCGGCCATGGCCTCGGGAAAAGTCGGCGCATCGCACACATCCGCGGGCAGGATGCCGTGGATGCGGATGTTGCCCGGCGAGAAACGCATCTGCGGCGGGCGGATCAGCCGGGATTCGCGCCGTACCACGCGGCCCCCCTCGATCCAGGCGAGCCCGACCGCGCAGGCGCTGTCGCGCCGCTCGTTGGCGGTCTCGAAATCGATCGCGACGACGCTCATGGGCGACAGATTAAGAGGCGGTCCACCTTTCCCGCAAGGCGCAGCCCGCGCTACGCCGACATCGCCCCGCGGCAGTAGGATGGCCCTGCCCCCGCACGCCCTGCCGCAGGCGAAGTCGCCGATGATGCCGGGCCGACCCTCGTCAGTCGGGCCTGCCGAGGAGACGGTCGAAGAGCGCGCGCACCGCACCTCGCTCCTCGTCGAGGCGGGCGGTGAGCGCCTTGGCGTCGGGCAGGCTGGCGGCCCGCGCGAGGCGGGCGAGGGCCACGGGGGAGGCTTGCGTCGGGTCGCCCTCCACCATCAGGCGCTGCCACTGGTGCACGTCGTCGAGCAGCCGGTAGGCGCCGGCGAGACGCTCCGCCTCCTCGGCACCGATCCATCCGGCTTTCGCCGCGTACGAAAAGACGTCGGGCGCGTCACGGCCGATCAGGTCGGGGTGGGCCTGCGCGTGGCCGAGCATCAGGCTCTGAGCGAGAAAGTCGAGGTCGAGCAGTCCGCCGGGGCCGAGCTTCAGGTCGAGGGGGCCGCGGTCGCCCTTCTCGCGCTCGACCGTGGCGCGCATCGCGCGCACCGAACTCTTCACGTCGGCCGGGTCGCGGAACTGCATCAGGGCGGCGCGGATGACGGCCTCGGCCTCCTCGGCGAGGCTGGCGTCGCCGGCGATGACCCGGGCGCGGCTCAGCGCCATGTGCTCCCACAGCTCCGCCTCCTCCCGCTGATAGGCGCGGAAGCTGCGGAACTGCGCCGCCACCGCGCCCTGGCCGCCGCCGGGGCGCAGGCGCAGGTCGATCTCGTAGAGCAGGCCGCGCCGGGTCGGTGCGGTCAACGTCGCGACGAGGCGCTGGGTCAGCCGGTTGTAGGCGACGGCCGCGTCGAGCGGCTTCGGGCCGGCGCTGGTGCGGTCCTCCGGATCGAAGTCGTAGAGCACGACGAGGTCGAGGTCGGATTCCGCCGTGAGCTGGCGGGAGCCGAGCCGGCCGTAGCCGAGCACGACCATGCGGCCCCGCGGCACCGCCCCGTGATCCGCGAAGACGATTTTCGAGACCGCCT is from Methylorubrum populi and encodes:
- a CDS encoding PhoH family protein, with product MKRRRARLELVEDRPIRMHRTRFDEERNPAPIQPLTERQGQYLDALASSSQVIVLGPAGTGKTFIAGTRAADLLRQRRIAKVVITRPNVPSGRSLGYFPGTLEEKIAPWVAPLTETMKERMGAAAFDIAVKAGDIEVVPFEVMRGRTFKNCLVILDEAQNTTTAEIKMFLTRIGDDCQVIINGDISQTDLRETSGLRTVIHLVKSRMMAIPIVEFTLDDIVRSGICAEWVKAFEEASL
- a CDS encoding 3'-5' exonuclease; this translates as MSVVAIDFETANERRDSACAVGLAWIEGGRVVRRESRLIRPPQMRFSPGNIRIHGILPADVCDAPTFPEAMAEFLPDLTGGTMLAHNAGFDMGVLAASLAAWGEPVADMAGHCTLQIARRIFPDPAGHGLARVASRLGIRFEHHDAGEDAYACAEIALAALRETGAADVADLARGLGLTPIRAVTGPRHDFTRSTSARALRASGIVDPRPERELRFALRGSTGNRYVITLEEQTDGPYLRCSCPAGSHRRRCRHVDALVEGDVTDLTSNNFEDVERLRERLEGKSVGPVRAKGVAA